ATTCAGAAATTCATTTTAGCGGCTGTAACAACTTCACCTGAAAGAGTGCCCAGCGGAACAGCGGTGTTTCATTGCAAAACAGAAGAAGAGCTGCAGAAGATCTGTGCCAACCTGGAAGCAATATTGGACGGTATTGCACATGAATTGGATCCTGGGCTGTTCATCATTGTGAAACATTGATTGCCAGTTCATTCTTTTACTGATAAAATACTAAAGTTAGGGGGACTGACCCATAAGGGAAAACGCAGCTTATGGGCCAGTCTTTATTATTGAGAATGTATGTAACTTGAAACAGTGGAAATGAAAAGGCTTAAAGGATAATGAATGAACCATAAGCTTCTTCAAGAAAGGGTGAAAAAGAGTGTCTAAACCAGTTGTTGCAATCGTAGGGCGTCCCAATGTTGGTAAGTCCACGATTTTTAATAGGATTGTCGGAGAAAGAATATCGATTGTAGAGGATGTTCCCGGAGTTACAAGGGATCGTATATACAGTTCAGCAGAATGGCTGACTCATGAATTTAATATTATTGACACGGGTGGTATCGAGTTAGGAAATGAGCCGTTCCTTGATCAAATCAGACAACAGGCAGAAATTGCGATTGATGAAGCAGATGTCATCATTTTCCTCACCAATGGCCGTGAAGGGGTGACAGCTGCAGATGAAATCGTGGCGAAAATTCTTTACCGTTCAAACAAACCTGTAGTTCTCGGCGTCAATAAGATTGATAATCCAGAAATGAGGGAAATGGTATATGATTTCTACTCATTGGGATTTGGGGAGCCATTCCCGATTTCAGGTTCTCACGGACTTGGATTAGGGGATCTGCTTGACGAAGCTGCTAAGCATTTTAAAAAGGAAGATGACGAAGAATATGGTGAAGAAGTCATTAAATTTTCACTGATCGGACGCCCGAATGTTGGTAAATCATCCTTGGTGAATGCATTATTAGGGGAAGACCGTGTCATCGTCAGTAATGTTGCCGGTACGACCCGGGATGCAATAGATTCTTCCTACACGTATGATGGACAAGAGTATGTCATCATTGATACTGCCGGAATGAGAAAGAAAGGTAAAGTGTATGAAACAACTGAAAAATACAGTGTATTAAGAGCCCTGAGAGCCATTGAGCGTTCTGATGTTGTCCTTGTTGTGATTGACGGTGAAGAAGGAATAATAGAACAGGACAAGAAAATTGCAGGCTATGCCCATGATGCAGGCCGTGCAGTCGTGATCGTGGTGAATAAGTGGGATGCTGTTGAAAAAGATGAGAAAACAATGAATAAATGGGAACAAAACATTCGTGATCATTTTCAATTCCTTGATTATGCACCGATCATCTTCCTGTCTGCAAAAACGAAGAAGAGGATTCATACGCTGCTCCCTGTCATTAACATGGCGAGTGAAAACCATGCATTGCGAGTCCAGTCAAGCGTCCTGAATGAAGTAGTCATGGATGCAGTGGCAATGAATCCGACTCCTACGGATAATGGCAAGAGACTAAGAATTTATTATGCAACTCAAGTAGCGGTCAAACCGCCGACTTTTGTTGTTTTTGTCAATGACCCTGAATTGATGCATTTTTCTTATGAACGATTCCTGGAAAATAGAATTCGTGATGCATTCGGGTTTGAAGGGACTCCTATTCGTATTATCGCCCGTGCAAGAAAATAATAAGGTAGGTGTAAAAATGAAAAATTCTCGAAAAGTGACGGTTATCGGTGCAGGAAGCTGGGGTACGGCTCTTGCCATGGTATTGGCAGACAACGACCGTGAAGTCAGGCTGTGGGGACATAAAGCAGAACAAATAAAAGAAATTAACGAACAACATACGAATCATAAATACTTAAAGGATGTAAAGCTTCCTGAAAGTATCATAGGTTATTCTGACATGAAAGAATCACTTGGTGGGATCGATACCATCATATTAGCAGTCCCTACAAAAGCAATCCGGCAGGTGCTGGGGCAGATTCAAGAGGTGCAAAGTAATCCTTTAACGATCGTGCATGTGAGTAAGGGGATTGAACCTGACAGCCTTTTAAGGATCTCTGAAATCATAGAAGATGAAATGGAACCAGGTAATCTGCGTTCTGTCGTCGTTCTTTCAGGACCGAGTCATGCCGAAGAAGTAAGCTTAAGGCATCCAACAACCGTGACGGTGTCATCTGAAGATATGAAGTCTGCCGAAGAAGTCCAGGATCTTTTCATGAACCAGAATTTTAGAGTTTACACGAATCCTGATATGCTTGGTGTTGAAATTGGCGGGGCCTTAAAAAACATCATTGCTCTTGCTGCCGGAATCACTGACGGACTGGGGTATGGTGATAATGCCAAGGCTGCCCTGATTACGAGGGGACTAGCTGAAATTGCAAGGTTAGGGACCAAAATGGGGGCTAACCCGCTCACTTTCTCCGGATTGGCAGGTATCGGCGATTTAATCGTTACTTGTACCAGTGTTCACTCCAGAAACTGGAGAGCGGGGAATATGCTTGGAAAAGGGCATAAACTCCAGGAAGTACTCGACAACATGGGCATGGTGGTGGAAGGTGTCCGAACAACGAAAGCAGGGCATCAGCTCGCCCAAAAATACGATGTGAAGATGCCGATTACAAACGCACTGTACGATGTATTATTTAATGATGTGGAAGCAAAAGAAGCGGTCGATCATTTAATGTCACGGGGAAAGACAAATGAAATGGAAGATTTGGTGAATATATTGGGCGAACGCTCATAGTCCGATAAAAATCTTACAATAATAGGCATTAGAGGATGCGAAAGGCGGAACCCGTGCATACACTGTGATGAATATATACAGCTTTGCCTATGGATGGGTAGGTCTCTTTCAGTCATTAGAGCAACTCATGAGCCTGGAAAAAATCATTATTTCAATGATTCCGGGTTCTTGGGTCGCTCTTCTTTTATGTAATGCAATCATTTAGTGGATGTTTCGAAGTACCAATCTGACATTTTATTGAACAAGCCTTCTTTTAGAAACGACTTGTGATATAATACATTCGATAACAGGAGGGATGTACCATGACTTCTATGATGAAAATGTGGATATCATTTGCATCAATGGGCTTTATGTTTCTTGCAATTTTAATGATTTATTTCAGCCGCTATAAAATCAAACAAAAATTCATTCGTTTTATTACTGCTTTTATGGCATACATACTGATGATAGCAGGCGGACTCATGATGATCTATATCGTCTTCAGCGGTCCAACCTATTAAGAAGCGAAAGGAAGTTTTGCAGATTGAAACGTGTTGCTTTAACCGGAATGCTCCTTATCATAACTATGACACTACTATCAGGCTGTCTTTATCCTGAGGAGAAACTCAGTCAGAACCAAATTCCATATGACAACCAGGTCAAAGCTGTTCAAGAAGCTGTCGAGCGATACCAAACAGATAATAACGGGCTCCTGCCGATCAAGACAAGAGACAAGGATACACCGATTTATCAAAAATATCCAATCGACTTTCGGAAGATCGCGCCTCAGTATCTATCAGAAATTCCAGGTAATGCATTTGAGAACGGCGGGATATTTCAATATGTCTTAACAGATGTAGAGGAAAACCCGACTGTGAAGATATTTGATCTCCGGATGGCCGAAAAAATAAGGGAAATCAAAATAAGGATCAAAGCTCAAGGCTACCCTCCTTTTAAAGAGCAGGTGGCTCATAACGTATATAAATTAAACTATGAAAAGATAGGATTGGATGGAGAAGTGTATGTGGACAGCCCTTATTCAAATAAGAAGCTTCCACTTGTGATAAACGGGAGTGGAGAAATCTTCGTAGACTACTCGATGGATTTATATGAAAAGCTCCAATCAACGGATCAACCAATCAAAGAAGGGAAGGACATACGTTCATTGCTGACGGAGGATTCGTTGTTTGTTCCAGCATATTCCCTTCCTTATACCCTTGACGAAAAGAAAGAACCCGTCTTTATGACAAAATAGGCATAACCCTTTTCTTGCAAAATATATTGTAGGAGAAGGGTTATTATTTTTATGTCATCCTTTATAGGGAGTTTTCATCAAATTCAACTGAACATAATTGCTGCGACATAATAAATTCAATTCATAGTCATAAGGAGGTAAAAAAATCATATTAATAGTCATAAGTCATTAGGACAACATCATAAATATAAAATGTGAGGCAGAATACACGGATGAAACATCCCTGGAATATAAGATGGGAGGGAATCTCTTGGAAAGAGTCGATCTATTCAAAGACATTGCTGAAAGAACTGGCGGAGATATCTATTTAGGTGTGGTGGGAGCAGTAAGAACAGGTAAATCAACCTTCATCAAGAAGTTTATGGAGCTTGTTGTCCTTCCTAATATCGCAAGTGAGTCAGAACGGGCAAGAGCACAGGATGAACTGCCGCAAAGTGCTGCAGGAAAGACAATCATGACAACGGAACCTAAATTCGTTCCTAACCAGGCAATATCGGTGCATGTGGACGAGGGGTTGGAAGTAAATGTAAGATTAGTAGACTGTGTCGGCTACACCGTACCTGGTGCGAAGGGTTACGAAGATGAAAATGGCCCTAGGATGATCAATACCCCTTGGTATGAGGAACCTATCCCTTTTCATGAAGCAGCTGAAATCGGCACAAGGAAAGTTATTCAGGAGCACTCAACGATCGGTGTGGTGGTCACGACGGATGGCTCGATCGGGGAAATAGGAAGAAGTGACTATATCGAAGCAGAGGAAAGAGTCATCGAGGAATTAAAAGAAGTTGGTAAACCATTTATCATGGTCATCAACTCCGCGAGACCTCATGCCACTGAAACGGAAGAGCTGAGAGTGAAGCTGCAGGAGAAATATGATATCCCGGTTCTGGCGATGAGTGTGGAAAGTATGAGGGATTCAGATGTGCTGAATGTACTGCGTGAAGCACTGTTCGAATTCCCTGTACTTGAAGTGAATGTGAATTTACCGAGCTGGGTCATGGTATTAAAAGAAGAACATTGGCTGCGACAAAATTACCAGGAAGCAGTGAAAGAAACGGTCAAGGATATCAAGCGCCTGCGGGACGTGGACCGCGTCGTCCACTACTTCAGTGAGTTCGAGCATATTGAAAGAGCGGGCCTTGCAGGTATTGATATGGGTCAGGGGATTGCGGAGATCGATTTATATGCCCCGGATGAGCTCTATGATGAAGTCTTAAAAGAAATCGTAGGGGTGGAAATACGAGGTAAGGATCACTTGCTGGAACTCATGCAGGACTTCGCTCATGCGAAAGCAGAATATGACCAGATTTCCGACGCCCTGAGGATGGTAAAGCAGACAGGGTACGGAATCGCTGCACCTTCACTTAATGACATGAGTCTGGATGAGCCGGAAATCATTCGTCAGGGATCAAGATTCGGTGTAAGCCTGAAAGCAGTAGCACCTTCGATTCACATGATCAAGGTGGATGTACAATCCAAATTTGAACCGATCATCGGTACAGAAAAACAAAGCGAAGAACTCGTACGCTACTTGATGCAGGACTTTGAAGATGATCCGCTTTCGATTTGGAACTCCGATATCTTTGGAAGAAGCTTAAGCTCCATCGTAAGGGAAGGCATCTCAGCCAAACTCTCGCTAATGCCTGAAAATGCCCGATACAAACTGAAAGACACACTCGAAAGAATCATCAACGAAGGCTCCGGCGGACTGATCGCTATCATCCTATAAACTCTTTTAGACTCTCTTTAGGGGGGTCTTTTTTTTATTGATTAAGCTTTGGGGAGTACATTATACAACAGAGAAGGCTCAGAATTTGTTGAACCAGGTGATGTGATGTTCCTGAATAGGTTATTTGGAAGAATAGAGACATAATAAAATGTTCTCAGCGGTTGATTGGAGTGCAAGACGAAGCTCCTGCGGGAAGAGTAGCTAATGTGAGACCCCACAGGAGCAGAGCGACGAGGAGGCTCACGGGCTATCCGCGGAAAGCGAAGTCTTGCACGGAAATCAATAGCGGCAATCGAAGGGGAACGCTTGAATATAATAAACTTTTTCGCCAGTCATGTTTAACTCTATAAAGGAATGGGAACTGTTTAAGAGCAACGGGGGTGATGAAACGCTTACATCAATAAGAAACACTTCAAGAAATAGCAATATAAAGGGAAAAAGAGGAGATTCTATTACATTTATGTATCAAATAAGAAAAGATTCCCATTATTTCTTGATTTATTCTTGCTAAGCCCATTCTATTGTGATAATCTTTTAACAGAATTGTTGTTGAATATTGATTCAGCAACGTTTTCAAGCGATTTTTCTATGCTTTATGTATAGAATCCGCTAAAGTTGTTTACTAATGATATTAAAGTAAATGAATCATGACTGAGACATTTCCTTGGGAGGAGGTGAATGGCATGAACAAGACAGAATTAATCAATGCTGTTGCAGAAGCTGCTGAGCTATCTAAGAAGGACGCTACTAAAGCGGTTGACGCTGTTTTCGATACAATTCAAGAATCACTTGCAAATGGTGATAAAGTACAATTAATCGGATTCGGTAACTTCGAAGTACGTGAGCGTGCAGCCCGTAAAGGTCGCAACCCACAAACAGGTGAAGAGATCGAAATCTCAGCAAGCAAAGTACCTGCTTTCAAACCAGGTAAAGCGCTTAAAGAAGCTGTAAAATAATTACATACTTTGAGCGTTAGGAAAAGGCCGCATATCATGCGGTCTTTTTTTCTTTCTTGAAAACTAGTCTTACATTAGTATGTTCATATCCATTATCATTATGTTGATAAACTTAAATCATATTCACTATTTTAAAGTGTGTATTTGAATATTATAGTTTACAGCTGTTGATTGGAGTGCAAGACGAAGACTCCTGCGGGAAAAGCGAGACAGGTGAGACTTGTCCAGCTCCGGGGCTTAGAGGCACATGTCATAAGTCAAATCGTCCAAGAAGGCAAAGAACGCCTTCTTGGACGATTCGCCTTATGCCAACCGCCTCTGAGCAAAGCCCCTCCGCTTTTCTAACCCGCAGGAGCATCTGCGAGGAGGAGGCTCACCGGCCGCCCGCGGAAAGCGAAGTCTTGCACGGAAATTAACAGCGGTGATTGAATGTGATTTTTTTAAAACTTCTAAAACACTAGGCTTTGATGAGATTATTGGCTTATGCTAATATTAACAATGTTAGTTTATTTTTTTAAGTGATAGTAGGAGGACAACATAATGGCAGAAGTCAATCATAGCCAAATAGAAGAAGCAGTGCGTTTAATACTTGAAGCAATAGGAGAAAATCCTAATAGAGAAGGGCTTTTGGATACGCCTAAACGCGTTGCGAAAATGTATGCAGAAGTTTTCTCTGGAATAGATCATGATCCTAAAGAATATTTTGAAACCATTTTCAGTGAAGACCACGAAGAGCTGGTCCTTGTTAAAGATATCCCTTTTTATTCAATGTGTGAACACCACCTGGTCCCTTTCTATGGAAAAGCACATGTTGCGTATGTACCCCGGAATGGAAGGGTCACCGGTCTGAGTAAGCTGGCAAGAGCTGTTGAATCAGTTGCGAGAAGACCTCAGCTTCAAGAAAGGATTACCTCAACGGTAGCTGATTCCATTATGGAAACCCTAGAACCATATGGTGTCATGGTGGTTGTGGAGGCAGAACATATGTGCATGACGATGAGAGGGGTTAAGAAACCTGGATCGAGCACAGTGACGACCGCAGTGCGCGGGACATTCAAAGAGGATCCACAAGCGCGGAACGAAGTGCTTTCATTTATTAAGAAGTAACAAGTACAGGAGTGGGTGTAATGAATTCAAATGATTATGTGGTTATTAAGGCCGCTGAAGACGGCGTTAACGTAATCGGTCTCACACGGGGAACGGATACGCGCTTTCATCATTCCGAAAAGCTGGATAAAGGTGAAGTGATGATTGCTCAATTTACTGATCATACTTCTGCCATCAAGGTGAGAGGGAAGGCTACGATTCTGACCAGTTATGGTGAAATAGAAAGTGAAAACAAAAAATAGCATTAGACAGGCGGGACGAACCAAGAACCATTATTCTTAGTCGTCCCCTTTATTATATGGGATTCACCATCTGGCCTACTCCGAAAAAATGAGATGGCAGGTGAAATCTTTGAGAAATGATATGGGGATAGTCGATGACTCCCTATTTATGAAAGTTTTATGGTATAATGTTTATTGCTGAAATTTATCGTGTGAAACATAGTAGAAATGGGGAAATAGGGTATGAAATTCACTGATTACAATCATCAAGCGAATATCATTCATCAATACATAGAAGAGCAGCTGCACCATTCTTATTTAAAGGAGTATATCGATCAGCCTTTTATTGATCGTAATCGCATCAACTATCTGCTTCTTCCATTTATGAATGGTCAGCGAATGATCACTCAACAGGAAATGAAGTGGATTTCTACTGCTATGTTTTTACATGTTGCCCTTGAGACCCATGAGAAGGTGACAATTTCCGAACAGGATTCTCTAAAAGAAAGACAGTTAACCGTGCTTGCAGGAGTTTATTTTAGCAGTCTTTATTATAAAACGCTTGCAGATACTGAGGACGTCGGGCTGATCGAAGCTTTATCGAGCGCAATTAAGAAAATAAATGAATGTAAGATATCGATGTACAAAGAAGAGTGCACTTCAGTCGAAGAATTGATGGAATATGTAAGGATTATCGAAACGTCCATTTTTACACATTTCTATGAATTCTTTCATCAGAAAGACTGGGTTTCTCTTCTTTCAGACACTTTTTTATATAATAGACTCTTACAAGAACGCTATGCACATTTGAATTCACAGGACACCATCTTCAGCAATGCTCTTGCATCTGTTCTGAAGCACTCGGAAGAGCGGGTGGAAGATCATCACATATTGTCCGCCATTGACCACACAATGGATAAGATCCAAAAAGATATAGAAGTTCAGTTAGATAAGAGTGATCCGGTGCCTACTGGGGTCAAAGAGTTATTTGTTGAATTTCTTCCTTTCACTGAGCCTCTTGCTACTACGAAATTATATGCGGAAGAAGGGTAATTGTTATGCAGCAGTCGAAAGAACAAAAAGTTCATGGCGTTTTTGAAAAGATTTATTCAAACTATGACAAAATGAACTCAGTAATCAGTTTCCAACAGCATAAAAAATGGCGGAAAGAAACGATGAAGTATATGAGTGTGCAGGAAGGATCCAAAGCTCTTGATGTGTGCTGCGGGACGGCAGACTGGACGCTTGCACTTGGTGAAGAGGTGCGGGAAGAAGGAAAAGTATTTGGATTGGACTTCAGTCAAAATATGCTGTCGATCGGTAAAGAGAAAGTAAAAGAATCTCCGTTAAACAATATTGAGCTAATTCACGGTAATGCAATGGAGCTGCCTTTTGAAGACAATACATTCGATTATGTCACGATCGGATTTGGATTGAGAAATGTTCCCGACTACTTACAAGTCTTGAAAGAAATGAATCGTGTATTGAAGCCGGGCGGAATGGCTGTTTGCCTTGAAACATCACAGCCCACCATGTTTGGATTCAAGCAGCTTTACTACATGTACTTTAGATTTATCATGCCTGTGTTTGGAAGGATCTTTGCAAAAAGTTTTACGGAATATTCCTGGCTTCAGGAATCCGCGAGGGACTTTCCCGGAATGAAGGAGTTGGCTGACTTGTTTAAAGAGGCCGGCTTCAAAGATATATACTTTAAACCATATAGCGGCGGAGTGGCTGCCATGCATGTTGGATATAAGAAATAGAAATTCGTAAATCAGTAAACTGGGTGGATTAACTATGAAGCTAAATAGGATTTATTCCTTTCTAAAAACAGACATAGACCAAATTGAAAAGGAACTTGAGTCAGCAATCGAGTCGGATTCCCGTCTTTTGAATCAAGCATCTCTTCACCTTCTGCAAGCGGGCGGAAAACGAATCCGTCCCGTTTTTGTCTTGCTTTCAGCAAAATTCGGGGATTACGATATTGACAAGGTGAAAAATGCCGCTGTTGCCTTGGAACTGATTCATATGGCCTCCCTGGTCCATGATGATGTGATTGATGACGCTGAATTAAGAAGAGGGAGACCAACGATAAAAGCGCAGTGGGATAACAGGATCGCCATGTACACCGGTGATTACATTTTTGCCCGGGGACTGGAATATATGACTAATATAAAAAATCCAGAAGCACATCAGATCCTTTCCCATACCATAGTGGAACTTTGTAAAGGTGAAATTGCACAAATTAAAGATAAGTACCGCTACGATCAAAATCTGAGGGACTATTTATTAAGGATTAAACGTAAGACCGCTTTATTGATTGCAGTCAGTTGTCAGTTGGGGGCCATTGCCTCAGGAGCCCCGGAAGAAGTACATAGAAGATTGTTCCGCTTTGGATACAATGTTGGAATGAGCTTTCAAATTACAGATGACATTTTAGATCTGACAGCAAGCGAAGAGGAATTAGGAAAGCCTGCCGGCAGTGATCTTTGGCAGGGGAACATCACCCTGCCGATTTTGTATGCGATGGAAAACCCTGCTCTAAAAGCTCAAATCGAACGTGTTTCGGAGAACACTACTGCAGATGAAATGAAGACGGTGATTTCATCCATCCTTTCTTCTGATGCCATCGAACGCTCACATCGGGTCAGCAGAATGTATCTTGATAGAGCATTAAGAGATTTAGAGTTATTACCTCAGAACCGGGTCAAGAAGACATTGAAGAATATTGCAAACTTTATAGGTAAGAGAAAATATTAAGAAAATTTAAAATGGAAACGTTGCCAAAACCCCTAAACAGTGTTAATATTTTTCGTGGGACGTCCTCGGACAGACTATACATACATAATTAGGAGTGGGGAAGATGGAAAAAACGTTTTTAATGGTAAAGCCAGACGGCGTACAAAGAGGGTTAATCGGTGATATCGTATCACGTTTCGAGAAAAAGGGCTTCCAATTAGTCGGAGCTAAGCTTATGAGCATCTCTACTGAGCTTGCTGAAGAACATTATGGTGAACATAAAGAAAGACCTTTCTTTGGAGAACTTGTCGAATTCATTACTTCTGGTCCTGTTTTTGCTATGGTATGGCAAGGTGAAGATGTCATCTCTACAGCACGTGGAATGATGGGTGCGACAAACCCTAAAGATGCTGCAACAGGAACAATTCGCGGTGACTTCGGTCTGACTGTCGGAAAGAACATCATCCACGGTTCGGATTCTCCTGAAAGCGCTGTAAGAGAAATCGGTCTATTCTTCAAAGAAGAAGAGCTTGTTGAATATTCAAAACTAATGAACGAGTGGATCTACTAATCCACACTTCCTATATATGGGTAAAAAGACAAGTCAGAGATGGCTTGTCTTTTTGTATGGCTGAGTTATAGCTTATAACTCGTATTCCGAGTGAAAATCAATGAACCCGTTTACTCAAGTTTTATATTATGGAACTTTAATATTAACAATTTCCATCTCCGTTCGATATATCTTATATACATACATAATTCAGTCTGGCCTAGTTGACCTTACTGGTGTAGTTAACTGGTTCTAGCTGTTGATTGGAGTGCAAGACGAAGACTCCTAATGGAAAAGCGGAGGGGCTTTGCCCAGAAGCGTGTGGCATAAGACGAATCGGCCATGAAGGCGGTCTTTGCCTTCTTGGTCGGTTTGGCTTATGACATTTGCTTCTAAGCCCTGTAGCTGGACAGTTCCACCCCTTGCCGAGGAGGCTCACGGGTCACCCGCGGAAAGCGAAGTCTTGCACGGAATCGGCCAGCGGGGTTTAACAGAGCTTGCAGAGAGAGTGACTAAGAATGGTAAATGATTATGCTGATTTTATTCTAGGAGTAAAAAGAAAAACAGGAATTGATTTATCTCTTTATAAAGAAGCACAAATGAAAAGAAGACTGACAGCACTGTATGAAAAAAAGGGGTTCACAAGCTTTCAGGAATATTATAAGTCAATCAGCTCGGATGATGAACATATGGCGGAATTTTTGGACAGGATGACCATCAATGTTTCTGAGTTCTACCGGAATTATAAAAGGTGGGAAGTCCTGGAGACAAGAATCCTGCCAAGGATCTTAGGGGATAAGAAAACATTAAAAGTATGGAGTGCAGCTTGTTCCACTGGTGAAGAACCTTACACTTTAGCCATGATGCTTTCAGATTACCTTCCATTGTCCAATCTTAAAATACTGGCGACAGATTTGGATGGTAATGCACTTCAGCGAGCCAAGAATGCAATATATCCAGAACGTTCTTTAGCTGAAGTCCCTGCTGAAATCAAACGAAAGTTCTTCAAGATGGAAGGCTCTCTATATAAAGTAGATGAGGGAATCAGGAATGCTGTTACGTTCAAGCAGCAAAACCTGTTGGCTGATAGGTTCGACCAAGATTTTGATTTGATCGTATGCCGGAATGTATTGATTTATTTTACAGAAGAAGCGAAGGATATCCTGTATAAAAAATTCAATGCTTCCCTGAAGACGGGAGGTGTATTCTTCGTAGGGAGTACAGAGCAGATTTTTAACCCGGGACAATATGGATTCCAATCGGAGGATACATTCTTTTATAAAAAAGTTTGATGTAATGACGGTGAATGTAAGGCTTGCAGCGCACAGATGCGAAGCTTTATGTTTCATCGTTTTTTTATTTGAATTTTTTATTCACATATGGATAATCTCAAATGATCTGAGGTCAGAAGAGATTACGGGCTTGAAGTCCCCGTGAAATCTTCGAAATTTTTTAACATAGTACTAGGAATGAATATAAAAGATATGTTATATTGGTACATAATTCTTTAACGAGTTGAAGGGGGAAAGTGTTATGAGATATTTAACATCAGGAGAGTCTCATGGTCCGCAATTGACGACGATCATCGAAGGCTTGCCGGCTGGAATGCCATTGGAAGCAGAAGGCATCAACGAGGACTTGGCTAGGAGACAGAAAGGCTATGGACGCGGACGAAGAATGCAGATAGAGAAGGACCGCGTTTCAATTGTCGGCGGGGTAAGACACGGACTTACATTAGGTTCCCCTCTGGGACTGGTAGTAGAGAATAAAGATTGGACACACTGGACGAAAGTGATGGGCATAGAGCCATTATCTCCTGGAGAGGAAGAGGAAGTGAAAAGAAAGATTTCACGTCCGAGACCTGGTCATGCGGACTTGGTTGGCGGTATGAAGTATGGTCACCGCGATCTTCGGAATGTCCTTGAAAGATCTTCAGCAAGAGAGACGACTGTGCGGGTGGCTGCAGGATCGGTAGCCAAGAAATTGTTAAACCTGCTTGGAATAGAAGTTGTTGGACACGTCCTTGAAATCGGTGGAATTAAAGCGGATAACGTAAAATACGATTCGATAAATGATTTAAAAGAAAGAACAGAGGAATCTCCTGTACGCTGCCTGGACGGGGAAGCGGCAGGTAAAATGATGAATTTAATAGATGAAGCAAAGAAAAACGGCGACTCGATTGGCGGAGTCGTAGAAGTGATCGTGGAAGGAATGCCTGAAGGTGTCGGCAGTTATGTACATTATGACAGAAAGCTGGATGCCAAACTGGCTCGTGCAATAATGAGCATCAATGCATTTAAAGGGGTTGAATTCGGGCTTGGATTTGAAATGGCCAGAAAACCTGGCAGTGAAGTTCATGATGAAATTCTATGGAGTGAGGAAAAAGGCTATTACAGAAGAACAAACAGACTCGGCGGCTTCGAGGGTGGGATGACAACAGGGATGCCTATCCATGTCAAAGGTGTAATGAAACCTATCCCAACTCTGTATAAGCCCTTGCAAAGTGTAGATATCGATACAAAAGAGCCATTTAAAGCAAGTATCGAACGATCTGACAGCTGTGCTGTCCCAGCGGCAAGTGTAGTGGCAGAAGCGGTAGTGGCATGGGAGCTTGCAGAAGCGATAACAGATCAGTTTAACAGTGATCAGTTTGAAAAACTTC
This Bacillus sp. Marseille-Q1617 DNA region includes the following protein-coding sequences:
- a CDS encoding capping complex subunit for YIEGIA — encoded protein: MSTTIQKFILAAVTTSPERVPSGTAVFHCKTEEELQKICANLEAILDGIAHELDPGLFIIVKH
- the der gene encoding ribosome biogenesis GTPase Der; the protein is MSKPVVAIVGRPNVGKSTIFNRIVGERISIVEDVPGVTRDRIYSSAEWLTHEFNIIDTGGIELGNEPFLDQIRQQAEIAIDEADVIIFLTNGREGVTAADEIVAKILYRSNKPVVLGVNKIDNPEMREMVYDFYSLGFGEPFPISGSHGLGLGDLLDEAAKHFKKEDDEEYGEEVIKFSLIGRPNVGKSSLVNALLGEDRVIVSNVAGTTRDAIDSSYTYDGQEYVIIDTAGMRKKGKVYETTEKYSVLRALRAIERSDVVLVVIDGEEGIIEQDKKIAGYAHDAGRAVVIVVNKWDAVEKDEKTMNKWEQNIRDHFQFLDYAPIIFLSAKTKKRIHTLLPVINMASENHALRVQSSVLNEVVMDAVAMNPTPTDNGKRLRIYYATQVAVKPPTFVVFVNDPELMHFSYERFLENRIRDAFGFEGTPIRIIARARK
- a CDS encoding NAD(P)H-dependent glycerol-3-phosphate dehydrogenase, which translates into the protein MKNSRKVTVIGAGSWGTALAMVLADNDREVRLWGHKAEQIKEINEQHTNHKYLKDVKLPESIIGYSDMKESLGGIDTIILAVPTKAIRQVLGQIQEVQSNPLTIVHVSKGIEPDSLLRISEIIEDEMEPGNLRSVVVLSGPSHAEEVSLRHPTTVTVSSEDMKSAEEVQDLFMNQNFRVYTNPDMLGVEIGGALKNIIALAAGITDGLGYGDNAKAALITRGLAEIARLGTKMGANPLTFSGLAGIGDLIVTCTSVHSRNWRAGNMLGKGHKLQEVLDNMGMVVEGVRTTKAGHQLAQKYDVKMPITNALYDVLFNDVEAKEAVDHLMSRGKTNEMEDLVNILGERS
- a CDS encoding DUF2768 domain-containing protein, with protein sequence MTSMMKMWISFASMGFMFLAILMIYFSRYKIKQKFIRFITAFMAYILMIAGGLMMIYIVFSGPTY
- the spoIVA gene encoding stage IV sporulation protein A — translated: MERVDLFKDIAERTGGDIYLGVVGAVRTGKSTFIKKFMELVVLPNIASESERARAQDELPQSAAGKTIMTTEPKFVPNQAISVHVDEGLEVNVRLVDCVGYTVPGAKGYEDENGPRMINTPWYEEPIPFHEAAEIGTRKVIQEHSTIGVVVTTDGSIGEIGRSDYIEAEERVIEELKEVGKPFIMVINSARPHATETEELRVKLQEKYDIPVLAMSVESMRDSDVLNVLREALFEFPVLEVNVNLPSWVMVLKEEHWLRQNYQEAVKETVKDIKRLRDVDRVVHYFSEFEHIERAGLAGIDMGQGIAEIDLYAPDELYDEVLKEIVGVEIRGKDHLLELMQDFAHAKAEYDQISDALRMVKQTGYGIAAPSLNDMSLDEPEIIRQGSRFGVSLKAVAPSIHMIKVDVQSKFEPIIGTEKQSEELVRYLMQDFEDDPLSIWNSDIFGRSLSSIVREGISAKLSLMPENARYKLKDTLERIINEGSGGLIAIIL
- a CDS encoding HU family DNA-binding protein; amino-acid sequence: MNKTELINAVAEAAELSKKDATKAVDAVFDTIQESLANGDKVQLIGFGNFEVRERAARKGRNPQTGEEIEISASKVPAFKPGKALKEAVK
- the folE gene encoding GTP cyclohydrolase I FolE, with amino-acid sequence MAEVNHSQIEEAVRLILEAIGENPNREGLLDTPKRVAKMYAEVFSGIDHDPKEYFETIFSEDHEELVLVKDIPFYSMCEHHLVPFYGKAHVAYVPRNGRVTGLSKLARAVESVARRPQLQERITSTVADSIMETLEPYGVMVVVEAEHMCMTMRGVKKPGSSTVTTAVRGTFKEDPQARNEVLSFIKK